One region of Archocentrus centrarchus isolate MPI-CPG fArcCen1 chromosome 6, fArcCen1, whole genome shotgun sequence genomic DNA includes:
- the ttc38 gene encoding tetratricopeptide repeat protein 38 — protein sequence MISSSFRDCQAWRAEGLTLSTSSNEACKIYDAILTQYVKWRNDDSLGGIEGCISAVQAADPNFVMGHVISTGLELVATTSSTRLNERLSSAVRRTVELANSQDITPRERLHVKAMELFSHGKFPKACEVWEDILLDHPTDMLALKFSHDAYFYMGAQMPMRDSVARVLPHWKPHIPLSSYLKGLYSFGLLEARFYDQAEKVAMEGLALTPDDAWSVHSVAHVYEMKAELDKGLKFMEGREKDWEVSDMLASHNYWHWALYFIEKGQYEAALQIYDAQVFRRCKASGSMLDIVDASSLLYRLEMEGVCVKDQWQELLQVTQPHTDDHVTLFNDLHFLMVSLGAKESGTSRRLLEGLQELAKEPGDNQQHQMAGTIGIPMCQAMMEYNQGNYNQTVELLHPLRYRMVDIGGSDAQRDLFNQLLIHAAMKSENKHHQKLGRCLLVERDAVRPNSPLTHRLMQKALALHN from the exons atgatttcttcAAGTTTCAGAGACTGCCAG GCATGGAGGGCGGAGGGGCTTACACTGTCCACCAGCAGTAATGAGGCTTGTAAAATATATGACGCCATACTCACGCAG TATGTGAAATGGAGGAATGATGACAGCTTGGGAGGAATTGAAGGATGCATTTCTGCTGTCCAGGCAGCTGACCCAAATTTTG tTATGGGCCATGTGATCAGTACGGGCCTGGAGCTGGTGGCAACAACGAGCTCCACCAGGCTGAATGAGCGTCTGTCAAGTGCTGTGAGGAGAACAGTGGAACTTGCCAACAGCCAGGACATCACTCCCAGAGAGAGGCTCCATGTCAAAGCCATGGAGCTCTTCTCACATGG AAAATTTCCCAAAGCTTGTGAGGTATGGGAAGATATTCTGTTAGACCACCCAACTGATATGCTGGCTCTCAAGTTTTCACATGATGCTTACTTCTACATGGGAGCCCAAATGCCAATGAGGGACTCTGTGGCCAGGGTGCTTCCCCACTGGAAACCACACATCCCTTTGTCCAG CTACCTGAAAGGACTTTATTCCTTTGGTCTCCTGGAAGCTCGTTTCTATGACCAGGCTGAGAaagtggccatggaa GGCCTTGCTCTGACTCCAGATGATGCTTGGTCAGTCCACTCTGTAGCCCATGTTTATGAGATGAAGGCAGAGTTGGACAAAGGCTTGAAGTTCATGGAAGGCAGAGAGAAAGACTGGGAG GTATCTGACATGCTGGCCAGTCATAACTACTGGCACTGGGCTCTATATTTCATCGAGAAG GGGCAATATGAAGCTGCTCTGCAAATATATGATGCTCAG GTATTCAGACGTTGTAAGGCCTCGGGATCCATGCTGGACATTGTAGATGCCAGTTCGTTGCTTTACAGATTGGAAATGGAGG gagtGTGTGTGAAGGACCAATGGCAGGAGCTGCTCCAGGTAACTCAGCCTCACACTGATGATCATGTGACCTTGTTTAATGATCTCCACTTCCTCATGGTGTCGCTGGGAGCTAAAGAGAGTGGGACTAGCCGGCGTCTGCTGGAGGGCCTTCAGGAATTGGCTAA GGAGCCAGGAGACAATCAGCAACATCAAATGGCTGGGACTATAGGAATACCAATGTGCCAGGCTATGATGGAGTACAACCAGGGCAACTACAATCAAACTGTGGAACTATTACACCCTTTACGCTACCGCATGGTAGACATAGGTGGCAGTGATGCACAG AGGGATCTGTTTAATCAGCTGCTTATTCATGCTGCTATGAAATCGGAAAATAAGCACCACCAGAAACTGGGAAG ATGTCTTCTGGTAGAGCGTGATGCCGTGAGGCCAAACTCCCCTCTGACCCATCGCCTGATGCAGAAAGCTCTGGCACTTCACAACTAG
- the tspan33b gene encoding tetraspanin-33b isoform X2, which yields MDRKLNLNRAETFSFVNPWIRYFLFFFSFLFWVFSLLIVAIGVYAKAQKATDTFSFSLTLVFLTQLAIAILGFFYSDQARDALGKFVKKAIVHYRDDLDLQNLMDYIQKEFKCCGWNNYTDWSWNLYFNCTHDNPSSERCGVPYSCCTPVPGEAVINTMCGFGVQTQKFMEANKSIYPVGCADRAVMWIESHLLLVGALALGLALPQIAGIVLSQILISQIQDEITSVL from the exons ATGGACAGGAAACTGAATCTGAACCGAGCGGAGACATTCTCCTTTGTCAACCCGTGGATCCGAtactttctcttcttcttcagcttcttATTTTGG gttttctccctgttgattGTTGCAATTGGTGTTTATGCTAAAGCCCAGAAGGCCACAG ACACG TTCTCCTTCAGCCTCACACTGGTCTTCCTCACCCAGCTGGCCATCGCAATTCTGGGCTTCTTTTACTCTGATCAG GCACGAGATGCTTTGGGAAAGTTTGTAAAAAAAGCAATTGTGCACTACAGGGATGACCTGGATCTGCAGAACCTGATGGATTACATTCAAAAAGAG TTCAAGTGTTGTGGGTGGAACAACTACACAGACTGGTCTTGGAACCTCTACTTTAATTGTACACATGACAACCCCAGCTCTGAGCGCTGTGGTGTGCCTTACTCCTGCTGCACTCCTGTCCCTGGTGAG GCAGTGATCAACACTATGTGTGGTTTTGGAGTTCAAACCCAAAAGTTCATGGAGGCAAACAAGTCAATCTACCCAGTAGGCTGTGCGGACAGAGCTGTGATGTGGATCGAGTCTCATCTGCTGCTGGTGGGGGCTCTCGCCCTGGGTCTGGCCTTGCCTCAG ATTGCAGGAATTGTGCTGTCCCAGATCCTGATCTCTCAGATTCAAGATGAGATTACCTCAGTGTTGTGA
- the tspan33b gene encoding tetraspanin-33b isoform X1: MDRKLNLNRAETFSFVNPWIRYFLFFFSFLFWVFSLLIVAIGVYAKAQKATDTVRDTFLIDPAVILIVVGVVMFFITFCGCIGALRENIRLLKTFSFSLTLVFLTQLAIAILGFFYSDQARDALGKFVKKAIVHYRDDLDLQNLMDYIQKEFKCCGWNNYTDWSWNLYFNCTHDNPSSERCGVPYSCCTPVPGEAVINTMCGFGVQTQKFMEANKSIYPVGCADRAVMWIESHLLLVGALALGLALPQIAGIVLSQILISQIQDEITSVL, from the exons ATGGACAGGAAACTGAATCTGAACCGAGCGGAGACATTCTCCTTTGTCAACCCGTGGATCCGAtactttctcttcttcttcagcttcttATTTTGG gttttctccctgttgattGTTGCAATTGGTGTTTATGCTAAAGCCCAGAAGGCCACAG ACACGGTGAGGGACACATTCCTGATCGACCCAGCTGTCATCCTAATTGTGGTGGGGGTGGTCATGTTCTTCATCACTTTCTGTGGCTGCATTGGAGCTCTCAGAGAGAACATTCGCCTCCTCAAGACA TTCTCCTTCAGCCTCACACTGGTCTTCCTCACCCAGCTGGCCATCGCAATTCTGGGCTTCTTTTACTCTGATCAG GCACGAGATGCTTTGGGAAAGTTTGTAAAAAAAGCAATTGTGCACTACAGGGATGACCTGGATCTGCAGAACCTGATGGATTACATTCAAAAAGAG TTCAAGTGTTGTGGGTGGAACAACTACACAGACTGGTCTTGGAACCTCTACTTTAATTGTACACATGACAACCCCAGCTCTGAGCGCTGTGGTGTGCCTTACTCCTGCTGCACTCCTGTCCCTGGTGAG GCAGTGATCAACACTATGTGTGGTTTTGGAGTTCAAACCCAAAAGTTCATGGAGGCAAACAAGTCAATCTACCCAGTAGGCTGTGCGGACAGAGCTGTGATGTGGATCGAGTCTCATCTGCTGCTGGTGGGGGCTCTCGCCCTGGGTCTGGCCTTGCCTCAG ATTGCAGGAATTGTGCTGTCCCAGATCCTGATCTCTCAGATTCAAGATGAGATTACCTCAGTGTTGTGA